The Drosophila sechellia strain sech25 chromosome 2R, ASM438219v1, whole genome shotgun sequence nucleotide sequence ATAAGATAAGACCACTGATAGCTACATTTCCATTCTAGATCAAGACGCAACTTCAGGCACAGGCAGCCAAGCAGATCGCCGTTGGTTATCAGCATCAGCACGCCTCGATGAGCGATGCGATTAGGAAGATATACAGAAAGAACGGCGTCTTTGGACTCTGGCGAGGATCGTTGGCGAATGTGAGCCGTGCCACTGTTGCGTCCGCCGTTCAAATCGCagtttttggccaggccaagaGTGTGTTGAAGGAAAACGGAGTGGTTACTCATCCCACAATCCTGTCCTTCTGCTCTGGCTTAGCCGCTGGTTCATTTGTCTCGTTGGCAATCACTCCATTGGATGTGGTTACCACTCGTCTTTACAATCAGGGAGTTGATGCCCAAGGTCGGGGCATTTACTACAGGGGCTGGTTGGACTGTGTGCTTAAGATCCTAAGATCGGAGGGTGTATATGGGTTGTATAAGGGCTTTTGGCCCATTTATTTGAGGAGTGCTCCATATTCCACGTTAGTGCTTTTGTTCTTTGACGAACTAATTGCGATGAGGGAAAAATACGATCTACACTACTAAACAAAAATTACTTAAAACGGGAAGGGCTTTTTGAAATGCAAAACCATATGCTTAGACGTATTATGAGGGTAAGATCTGAAGAGGGTAAGTAGAGATtcaaaaaagccaaaagcgaaaataaaaaagtatTCTTTTTAACATAAATAGTTTTATTCTTCGGcggttaaataaaattaagtcCTTAAAATCCATTCCTAACCATTTGCGAAACTCTCGATATCCAAACATGAAACTATCGATAAtctaatttttatatattactATCTAATAGCTATAATGAATgtattaaaacattttctcaaagtgatttatttcttttgcttaataattaataattcaataaaaaattaaaaattattttcgaattcaaaattaatgaacCGCTAGTACTAATTTCTTTCTTAtgccaattttaattttaaagcacCAATTACAAGAGttcaaataatttaatttatctcTTAACCCGCCATGTGCGCATTTAAACCTTAAAATTTATGCTACGAATTCGATAAGTGTAACAATCGGTCTGTCGACCACAAGGTAAACAAAATGATAACGTAAGATCATCCAAATCCAAAGTTGGGGTGAAAACATGACCAAGTCGGATTTCGTGCTGGGCGGAacggcagcgatgggtgcggTGGTGTTCACCAATCCCATCGATGTGGTCAAGACGCGGATGCAGCTGCAGGGAGAGTTGGCTACCCGAGGAACCTATGTGAAGCCCTACAGGCATCTTGCCCAGGCCATGCTGCAGATAGTCCTCAACGACGGACTCCTTGCTTTGGAGAAGGGTCTCGCTCCGGCATTGTGTTACCAATTTGTCCTCAACTCGGTCAGGCAAGTACTAGGATCAGTGTCATTGTAAAGGTTGCCATCCATAAATATCTAAATCATTGAACTTTAGacgaatattattatattagaGGGAGTTTTAAAGAAAGTATATATTAAAGTGAACGTGAAATTATGCAATGCTAAGtaatatgaaatgaaatgcatgTTTATCTTATCTACCATTGTGaagtaatgaaaataataataataatacgttTACCATTGAAAATAGTTACCTTGAGCAAAATGCAGTGTAAATACCCTTTCCTTATGGTAGGCTAAGTGTTTATTCGAACGCATTGGAGCTGGGATACTTGCAGAATGAGGATGGCTCCATATCCTTCTATCGGGGCATGTTCTTTGGAGCTCTGGGCGGCTGCACGGGCACCTATTTCGCCAGTCCCTTCTACATGGTGAGTAGATCCCATCTAGAGCTTCCCATCTGATCTCGCCCCATCTCACAGATTAAGGCCCAACAGCATGCCCAGGCGGTTCTATCCATTGCCGTGGGCTTTCAGCATAAACATACTTCGATGATGGACGCCCTGCTGCACATTTACCGCACGAATGGCATTTCGGGATTCTGGCGCGCTGCTTTACCCAGCTTGAACCGAACGCTTGTGGCCTCCAGTGTACAGATCGGCACCTTTCCTAAGGCCAAGTCCGTGCTGAAGGATAAAGGATGGGTCACCCAACCGGTTCTCCTCTCCTTCTGTGCCGGTCTATCGTCGGGCACCCTTGTGGCGGTGGCCAATTCACCCTTTGACCTGCTCACCACTCGAATGTACAACCAGCCAGTGGATGAAAAGGGTCGTGGACTCATGTACAAGGGCTTGGTGGACTGCTTCACTAAGATCTGGAAAACCGAAGGGCTCCATGGGATGTACAAGGGCTTTTGGCCCATCTACTTTCGTAGTGCCCCGCACACCACCTTGACATTTGTGTTTTTTGAAAAGTTGCTCCATGTGCGCGATCATTATGTTTTCTCCCAACCCAGAAACTGAAGAGTCCAGCCCTCCTGGAGGCCATTAAAATACTGTAAGTCCTCGCATACATTTGTTATATCCCACGATGTGACTATCCTTTTACAAAACtaaacattaaaattgttCATCGAAAATGACCCCATCACTTTACCATGGGATGCAAGTAAACTGTTATGTTATGTGCTTTGTTGCACTTCATTTTTACCTTTCTAATAAAAGTTTAAATGAATTATCAATTCGAATAGGTAGAAACAACATATGTGTTGGctatttgcaaatatttattgtgaaaaagaaaattgaaagaaaaaGCCGCCAGTATTGCAATTTTAGTATGACCTTTCCATGTCGATAGGCGGCGATAGATGCGAACTATAACGCATTTTGTCTTCAATAGTCGATTGGCACCGATAAGCGCAAGCACAAACTATCGACTATCGACCATCTGGAAAGTCGGCGGCGTCGCATATTTTTGATTgaccaaatatatttaaacacaATTCGCGCAAAATGGCCGCCCAGGTAACTCAGGTGCAGCAGTTCTTGAACGGCTACAAGGATGACGTGAGCCGATCGCTGCGCGATGCTTCCAAGCCGTGGACCAAAGTCTTCGATACCGTGGAGGAGAAGACCGGCGTGGACCGGGTCAATATTTTCGTGGGTGAGTGTGGATTATCCTGGCGACGTCATCGCATGTCCTTCGCCGAAACGCCCATGTGACCTCCTGCTAGTTGACGACTGCGTAACCACTGAGATTCGCCTAGAGATGCAGTGGAATATTTCGGGAAGCTTATAAATAGCAACCTGTTATATATAGCAATGTGTATGTGGCTGAATCAGGATGGTCGGGGGGCTTAATCACCGCCAGGTGGCCAATTAGCGAATTAAACCGACGACTTAAACGCCAAAGCCCAATTAAATAGTGTGTCTATATTATCACCAAGTACCTCCAACCAATACACCTCAGTTTCTGAGCATGCGATGTGTGCGTGTAAGCGGCTACGTAGACAGCTGGCGATGTGTGCGTCTGTTATCCACAAAAGTTTCATGTTTTGTGCTTTTCTTTGTTTACTTCAACGAAAGTACACTTTTTTTGCCCAGTACGCGGTGAGCAATAAATCTGGCGCATACCATTGCCACATTCTCTAGACAAAGATCTGGAGAAAGTCCAGCTCGGCGGGGTCAAAAGGTCTGAATTATTGAGACGTGGCGCTGTCGGCACACGTGGAGCCAATCTACTCACACTCACCTGTGTGCGTTGGTAGAGCTTTCAGTTCGTTCGTTCGGTGCTCGCCGGAGTTACCGATGTGGCTCTGGGACTATATTATGCTAATCAGACAGCGACAGGAGACGCGGCACAATGTCAGAGTTCCCCTGGTTTACCTCGGCATAGGTGAGAATGCGGTCACAATGGCAAAAGTAGCTATCTTTAATAGTCGAAGTCTATGTACACTTGCAAAAATGACTGACGTTGATTCATCATTCAAACATTTGGCCTCATTAGCTGTTCAACAATTCGGCAtactttaataattaaaacaaattgtgtaaacaaatatatgcatattgGGGAACAACCATTTATGGAGAATTCGCAATTCACATCAAATGATCGACTATAAGGATATAGTTTCTGTGGTTTGTGACGAAACCCACCTTTTTGCAATCTCGTAGCTCAAATTAATATACCCTCAGCCAGGGTATAAATATAATTAGCCGCCATCGGGCATGAATGACATCataaatttatggcaaaacAACAGGCCGTAGTCCGCTCATCTGGGTGGGCAAAATGCAACTGGCCGGGATCAGAGGCAGGTCGAGACATCTACTGACAACAGCTAAGGGTTTATAATTAGCCAACGGCATGGGGCGGTTTAGGAACCCCAGGGATCCACGAAGGGGCGCCCTTGAAAGGAGTACGAGCACCTGGCACTGTGCCCTTCGAGCAGTTAGTCTTGTAGCTAAAGTGTGTAAGTGTTTATTTCCTTTTGATCACCCTGCGCCCTGTGGAACCGCTCCT carries:
- the LOC6609097 gene encoding solute carrier family 25 member 35, with product MATSDFVLGGMAAMGAGVFTNPVEVIKTRIQLQGELAARGSHAQPYKSVFQAFVTVAKNDGILGLQKGLAPALCFQFVINSFRLSIYTHAVEKGWVHNNKGEISFAKGLFWGALGGVVGSYCASPFFLIKTQLQAQAAKQIAVGYQHQHASMSDAIRKIYRKNGVFGLWRGSLANVSRATVASAVQIAVFGQAKSVLKENGVVTHPTILSFCSGLAAGSFVSLAITPLDVVTTRLYNQGVDAQGRGIYYRGWLDCVLKILRSEGVYGLYKGFWPIYLRSAPYSTLVLLFFDELIAMREKYDLHY
- the LOC6609098 gene encoding solute carrier family 25 member 35 yields the protein MTKSDFVLGGTAAMGAVVFTNPIDVVKTRMQLQGELATRGTYVKPYRHLAQAMLQIVLNDGLLALEKGLAPALCYQFVLNSVRLSVYSNALELGYLQNEDGSISFYRGMFFGALGGCTGTYFASPFYMIKAQQHAQAVLSIAVGFQHKHTSMMDALLHIYRTNGISGFWRAALPSLNRTLVASSVQIGTFPKAKSVLKDKGWVTQPVLLSFCAGLSSGTLVAVANSPFDLLTTRMYNQPVDEKGRGLMYKGLVDCFTKIWKTEGLHGMYKGFWPIYFRSAPHTTLTFVFFEKLLHVRDHYVFSQPRN